In Zea mays cultivar B73 chromosome 7, Zm-B73-REFERENCE-NAM-5.0, whole genome shotgun sequence, the following proteins share a genomic window:
- the LOC103632302 gene encoding probable carbohydrate esterase At4g34215 — translation MALLTLQPAIPFLLLLLLPAASAGLPGGRTLVFILAGQSNMSGRGGATNGTWDGIVPPECAPSDRIVRLSPALRWEEAREPLHAGVDVGNVLGVGPGMPFAHAVLASEGAAAEPPVVVGLVPCAQGGTPIANWSRGTELYERMVTRARAAVAECSGRGHLAALLWYQGEADTMRRQDAELYQRRMETLVRDVRCDLGRPDLLVIQVGIATAQYNGKFLGVVREAQKAVKLPNVKYVDAMGLPIASDHTHLTTEAQVQLGNKLAESYLETL, via the exons ATGGCTCTGCTCACGCTCCAGCCAGCGATACCCTTcctcctgctcctcctcctccccgccGCGTCCGCTGGGCTGCCCGGCGGCCGGACACTGGTGTTCATCCTGGCTGGGCAGTCCAACATGAGCGGCCGCGGCGGCGCCACCAACGGCACCTGGGACGGCATCGTCCCGCCGGAGTGCGCGCCCTCGGACCGCATCGTCCGTCTCTCCCCGGCGCTTCGCTGGGAGGAGGCGCGCGAGCCGCTGCACGCCGGCGTCGACGTGGGCAACGTTCTCGGCGTCGGGCCCGGCATGCCCTTCGCGCACGCCGTGCTCGCCAGCGAGGGCGCAGCCGCAGAGCCCCCCGTCGTCGTCGGACTCGTGCCGTGCGCGCAGGGCGGCACGCCGATCGCCAACTGGTCCCGGGGGACGGAGCTGTACGAGCGGATGGTGACGCGCGCCAGGGCGGCCGTGGCCGAGTGCAGCGGACGCGGTCACCTGGCCGCCTTGCTTTGGTACCAGGGGGAGGCGGACACCATGAGGCGCCAGGATGCTGAGCTCTACCAGCGGCGGATGGAGACTCTCGTGCGTGACGTTCGCTGCGACCTCGGCCGGCCCGACCTCCTCGTCATCCAG GTGGGCATTGCAACTGCGCAGTACAATGGCAAGTTCCTCGGCGTGGTGAGGGAAGCTCAGAAGGCAGTGAAGCTCCCAAATGTCAAGTACGTTGATGCCATGGGGCTGCCCATCGCGAGCGACCACACGCATCTCACCACGGAGGCTCAAGTCCAGCTCGGCAACAAACTAGCCGAGTCGTATTTAGAAACGCTGTAA